The DNA window TCTCAAAGCTGGACAAATGCTCAAATCGCAGGTGTCCGGATTAGCGATTGGCCCACTGTACGCTGTCATTGTGCTGTCATTCGTTTacaattataaacaaaacacgtaaataaaaatacgctGAAGTGagtagaaatttaatttacaaattatTGCACCTTTTGATagttacaatttatttaagAGCTGCAATATAGTGAAAAAATTGACATGGATGAGCGATACCGACGAGCGCTAATAAATTGGACAGAAGCATGGGCCAGTGTCGCTCGGCTTCATATCCTCCAGCTGCGAAGGCCACGGACGCGCATTTGGGCTAGGCCGATGTTGCTGGAACGAAACCAAAATGCAAGCCAGCTAATACGTTCCATTTTGGACGAAGAGCTGGACAAAACCGTCATTAATTTTATGCGGATGTGCAGAGAAGATTTTGCGTATTTGTTGCAGCTAGTAACACCCCGAATCCGGAAGCAAGATACGTACATGCGTGATGCTATCACGCCGAAGGATAGATTAATCATATCGCTACGTTTTCTGGCTTCTGGCGATAGCTATCAAAGCTTGGAATATGCTTATCGGGTAAGTAACTATTgttatattattataattagtaaaatttaaaaaatattgcctttattattattattatataaatattaatattgtaGGTTTCTTCACAATCCATCTCATTGTTCGTCCCGGAAGTTTGCGACAGCATAATAATGTTTCTGCGCAAATATGTTAAGGTATTTGAACTTAGTTTCACATGCAATGTAGTATTTGTATTACAAcgatgtttatttatattacagCTTCCATCGACGCGTGAGGAATGGCTGAAAGTGGCAGATGATTTTTACGAGAAATGGCAGTTCCCTCATGCTACCGGTGCCATCGACGGAAAGCATGTTCCAATAAAAGCGCCTGCGAAAAGTGATTCGGAATATTTCAATTACCAACACTTTTTCAGTATTGTGCTTTTGGGAATTGTTGATGCGAACTGCAATTTCATGTTTGTTGACGTCGGATGCAAGGGACGAATATCGGACGGAGGGGTTTTACGTACCTCGCGTCTTCATAACTTGCTAGAAAATAATAGATTACAAATCCCAGAAGCAGAAATGCTACGAGGTTCTACTTCCCTTATGAGAATCCCGTATATGTTACTGGGAGACAAAGCGTTTGCATTCACCAACAATTGCATTCGTCCGTTTGGTGGAATAACAGACCGCGGATCCATCGAACGCATTTTTAACGAACGCCATTCGAAAGCACGCCGAACAGTTGAAATGGCGTTTGGAATTTTGACTGCGAGGTTTCGAGTGCTGAGAAAGCCGATGGAGTTAAACCCACAAACTGCCAGCAAAGTTGTACTCACATGCGTGTACCTACATAACTATATTCGAAGGAACGTGTCAGGCCAAGCAGCAAGGGAAACGGAGCATGTACCGAGCGAGCTTACTGAGTTGCGCGGGATAACACATCGCACAACCAACGAGTTCATGCAAATTCGTTTGCATTTGGCAAATAAATTTGCTGATGGCACAATATAAAACGCAACGTTGTAGTTCACAGTTCTTTATTTAATCCTACTTGTAATTCGGTATTGCaaaattcatgaaaaaaatgcaaaattcatgaaaaaaaagaaagaaaaatacttaTAGTTAAACTAAATGCTAACTTAATCTAAACTTATAATTAACTTacaaactaacttattattaATTTCGTGGATCGTACCCTTTTTTTCCACGAATCTCGCGGCATTCTCCTCCGCAAGCATGCTCTGTATTCTCACCAGCATCGCTTCCTGCCGTATCGGCGACCAATCCCGCATGCTGGCGTAGAGAGGAGCTAAACGGTTTTCCGATCCCGCCGATCTCAACTCCAGCGTAGCCTGTGCGACATTGCCAAGCGCCGCCATCACTTCCTGGTTGTACTgtaaattggttttatttctctacgtctatttccacggAAACGTTTTTAGCTGCGGATACTCCACAGCGGACCCTTCCTCCTTCGGCAGATCTGGAACGGAATTTTGTTCTTCAGGGTGGAATTTTTTCTTGTGCCGGTCCAGCCCGGTTGAGTATACGAATTTGCGCTTGCAGTAATCGCAACTAATATTTTTCGCTTCTACGTTTTTGCATTCTTACTGTTCTGGCTGTTGCAGAACATTTTGCCATTATTGAGTATTTTGCGCGAGAGTTTGTGTCAAGACatcaattccatttttttttcttcttttcaaccatcgtGCACTGCCGGTTTGCTAGCGAAATCATATATAaagaatggtttgaaaaaaaaaacggtcggAAATATGAATCCTtagaatttaaatgatttcttacctttgttttttgtggcgTTACAAATTACAAGTACGCTTTTCTGTGACTAAGCACGCTGGGCTTTGCAGACACGACTGGCACTTGTGACTCGTACGCTACGAATGATTTTGGGCTGGCCAAGTTTAGTGTCAGCAAAGCACCGGGGGAAAAAATCTATGGTCACTACGATTGTCAGGTTGACTCGACCCTTGTCTGTTTTCGCGCCTCACTTTACCtggtttgattgttgtttagcaagagcgagaaagcatgaAAGTTGATTTGGCTAGTTGGTATTTGGTACCTGTTTCGATATGAAGCATCAATCGTTTACAAtttaaagatgaaaaattttaaacatctgTTCAACACAAGACAAACAGGCACCGGCATATGAAAAGGAAGACTCGGTTGGGAACCACTGTACGCCTACTACGATTGTTTGGTTTctattgaaaaatgtattatttccTGATCTTTCTTGCAAACGGTTTACAGTCATCTGTGGTTGCAATGTTTACTATATTTTGTCTGCATCACATGAACGATATTTTGCATCGAATTGTATGATTTATTTCGATTTATAGATCAAGGACTTTTGATATATTGACCAAAGCAACTTGTTTAAAGTAGGcatataatttttatgataatgattgttttcatgtaatgaagaaatttgttaCGCTGCTATATTATCACTAAAATTATCAAACTAACTAAcatatacaataaaaaaatcatgaagcTAACTAACATATACTGTTGCAGACGCAACGCCCGACCGAACAGAAAAAACACCGGCTTTTTCAactttaacaatttttattttgtacgcTTAAAATTTGTCCGCTTGGTTGGCCGGTCGGGATCAAAAAGACCCTCTCCATTCGGTCACGGATCGTCCTCTCGATCCCACGTCACCGTTCGGATCCCACTCGGTGACATCTACACCGGCGTTCTCTACCGGACGGTAGCTCCACTTCGCGGCTCCTTTCGTAGGTCCTTCCTCGATCGCGCCGTCACTAAGTGACATATACAGTAAAACATTCATGAAACTATGaactaaataataaaaataactataactaatgttaaaaataagaaattaatttatctaattatttttttggccGGTTCCGGCACACGCTTTTGACAACACCTTCGGCCTTGAGGCGACTgttggcatttttttatttcgttttaaaaaatagttcaactattaatttatttgggGCTGTCCCATCTGCGCACCcagcaatataaaaaaaaattattatatttttatttttgttaaaccgGATTTTTTCAGCGGTCTCCCCAGTCCCGACCAGCTGCGCGTTGTGAGGAATTCTGCACAAAATAGCAGATACAAAGTGTCGtgcataatttgttttgcactaGAGGATGCCACAATATCGCGCGTCCACACCTGCAGCTCATGAAAGTTTTTCGGATCTGCGAGGTCGGCTTCCAGGGCGTCTAACTCTAGTGTTCGGTGGCAACCTTTTCCAACACAAACGTTGGCCGTGCTGGGTGGAATGCCGTTCGCATGACCGTTCCAGTGTTCAGGCCAGAACAAGTTGGCCGTAAATTTTCGGTTAGGACGTCGACGCGGTTCTGCAGCCCAATAACCGCTTTGGTCAATTTATATGTTTGCCGGTGGTTGTTGATTAGCGCCGTGCTAATTCCGGCTTCGCCGATATCTTGGCTAACTTGATCGTTTTCCATATCTTCTGAAATTCTGACATTAATCTTTTTCAAGAGCCATTCGTAATTACCGtaatagtttaaaatttgttcactTTTGCCACGATCACGATCCGCACGATATCGCTGaataaatgtaatgttttgACAAATACAGTTGCCAAAATTGAACACGGCGATAtacatgttttgttattaatttcgtGGAAAGAAATCGACGTTGGCGTAGGTGTGGGTATATAAACGAAAACGCGGGGAAGGGTAAGAGGTTGACTATACGTCACAGGGAAGAATATAGAAGCATATCATAAAAAGAGATAGCAATACAAGCAAGTGGAACCCGCGAGAGCGACTCCCAAATCACTCAAAAGAGGCTGAAACGTTGACTGCCTTTCAGCCTTGTTTCACCCTCGCGGGTAACTCAGTTTTGTATGGGATATTGCTCGCAGGGTTTCAGCCTTGTTTCAGCCTCGCGCGTAACTCAGTTTTGAATGGAATATTGCCCGCAGGGTAAAGTATCCGCGATACTTTATACCCCTCTGGTTTAGGTGCTGCTGTGTCATACGACAGCTTGTTGTCTTACCAaatgttttttgcaaactttttcttcttctcgcaTTCGATCTGACTTCGCGCGTAATTCTAACACAGCTTGGATTCAACCAATCCAGAATGTGCATTTGatataattatattatatGTGTGTTATAGTGGAAACCCTCACACCGTGTTCCACcaacaatttttgttggagTGATTTTAGCGTCACCGTACAGTCGTCGTTGATCCAGCCTTGAACATCGCTTAAGGCTTGCTGCGACAATATTTTCTGCCTGTTGCCACCACGTTTCTtgacttcgacctgaaatgctgtttggtattttttgacaatacaATGATTTATATTCAGCATTTGGCTAATGGCAGCATGagttgctccattttcatacGCCGTTACCACGCGCTCTATATCTTCGTTGCTCGCAGTCGAGGTACTTGCAACTGCCCCGTTTGCACTTTGAGCTAGTTCAGAGCTTTGGCTAGAGCTCAtgtttgctgaaatgaaaaattgacgaTTTGATTTAGAAATCAGTTGATGGAATATATTGTAAAAGTTAGTAGGAGAATAAAATTGaacgcgaataaaaaaaagtataacagggttttttttggcgtgATTATCCTGGTGTTCGACAGCTCGCGACGCATATACAAATTATAATAGTGTTTTATTCAAGCTTACAAACGAGACTGACCTACGCGTCTAGTACTGTAGCCAGACGGGACGCGTGGCAGTTTTACTTACTACTACCTATACATTTAATAGTTTCGAGAGATACGTTGTATCTCacgaatattttaataatttctattAAGTCTAATCTTACGTATACTAACTTAACTTACATCGATCATTTCATATTGCTACCTAACTTACATATCTTTCGGCTCGTTCGGGATCACTCATCAGTCCGGGGGTTACATTAAgactaattaaaaattatttctggTACACTATTTTAATAGCTGACTTGTAATATAtgcaccaacactaacttCAACTGTACTCTACATTCCTCTCTTTTCTAAGCACATTTCGCGTGTAGACGCATAGACGCAAACacttaattttccatttttcggaTATTACGCTTACTTTATCTCACCACACTGACACCTGCGCACACTTGGTATTTAATGCACACGCAAAATTTACTAATGTTCAATGTCGCACATGaggattatcttttttttaaatgatttacacgcacacattttATAATGCTCACTTACCTTACATTTTCGGGTCGTACCTTATTATTTGCTGTTGCTATCGCTTTGCCGTTGATTTCACTGCCGCTGGCCTACTAGCCAGCCTGTATGTCTCTCGGTTTAGGGTTTCTCTCTATACTATTGTCGTCGCTGCTAGTGTTGTTGCCGCTGATGATTCCATCCTGCTACCACATGGCTTAGTTTGTGGCGTTAGGTTGTCTTAAGCGCGATGGCCGACACGATTTTTCACTGGCGTCTTTGCAATGGCGCACATGACTCCTCGTCGTGTCGTCTGCGATTGCGGATTCACGGTGACTCACTAGCGATGGCGGAATCACAGTGATCGCTTTGATCACGGTGAAAAGTAGCACGAACTTCACCACGGTAAGTTATCGGAGTCATGTTTACAGTGTTGCCCCTGAGGATTTTATCACGTTCTCCGAACACGCTTGCACACTTAGCTgctaaagttttcattttggtATTTCGCTTTCTGACTGTGCTATTGGTAAGCCTTGCTAATTTTACTATATACTATTTTACTATTCGCCTTTAAGCTCCTTCACATTATGTGAgaacgaaaataaatgtaatgttttgttctttgaCTTAATCAAGAAACGAACAACTAACTTActgcaatttaaaaacaaataatctgTGAACTAAGCTCACTAAAGAAGACGTGTTTTCGAGTGGCTCTCCATGAACTTTTTCCATATATTTTACGAAACATACAGCTAGTTCGTATTGCAGAGTTAGCTACGCCTGAATCACATTCTTAGTAGTGAtggataaattataaattttgccggagtcggggggggggggggggggggggggggggggggggggtgtagGTTCTAGGATGAAGCCCTGAGCAATTTACAATGGATACATGGTTAGTCTGACTCCATCGGACTCATTTGAACTCATCCGGCATCGATCGGACCCATTCGGGCTCGACCGGACTCGTCGGAgtcaattttcgttttttttcggagtcggaatcaatttttcatacacgGACACGGAGGGGTTTTACGTACATCGCGTCTGCATAACTTGCTAGAAAATAATAGATTACAAATCCCAGAAGCAGAAATGCTACGAGGTTCTACTTCCCTTATGAGAATCCCGTATATGTTACTGGGAGACAAAGCGTTTGCATTCACCAACTATTGCATTCGCCCGTTTGGTGGAATAACAGACCGCGGACCCGTCGAACGCATTTTTAACGCACGCCATTATTCGAAAGCACGCCGAACAGTTGAAATGGTGTTTGGAATTTTGACTGCGAGGTTTCGAGTGCTGAGAACGCCGATAGAGTTAAACCTTCAAACTGCCAGCAAAGTTGTACTCACATGCGTGTACCTGCTTAACTATATTCGAAGGAACGTGTCAGGCCAAGCAGCAAGGGAAACGGAGCATGTACCGAGCGAGCTTATTGAGTTGCGCGGGATAACACATCGCACAACCAACGAGTTCATGCAAATTCGTTTGCATTTGGCAAATAAATTTGCTGATGGCACAATATAAAACGCAACGTTGTAGTTCACAGTTCTTTATTTAATCCTACTTGTAATTCGGTATTGCaaaattcatgaaaaaaatgcaaaattcatgaaaaaaaagaaagaaaaatacttaTAGTTAAACTAAATGCTAACTTAATCTAAACTTATAATTAACTTacaaactaacttattattaATTTCGTGGATCGTACCCTTTTTTTCCACGAATCTCGCGGCATTCTCCTCCGCAAGCATGCTCTGTATTCTCACCAGCATCGCTTCCTGCCGTATCGGCGACCAATCCCGCATGCTGGCGTAGAGAGGAGCTAAACGGTTTTCCGATCCCGCCGATCTCAACTCCAGCGTAGCCTGTGCGACATTGCCAAGCGCCGCCATCACTTCCTGGTTGTACTgtaaattggttttatttctctacgtctatttccacggAAACGTTTTTAGCTGCGGATACTCCACAGCGGACCCTTCCTCCTTCGGCAGATCTGGAACGGAATTTTGTTCTTCAGGGTGGAATTTTTTCTTGTGCCGGTCCAGCCCGGTTGAGTATACGAATTTGCGCTTGCAGTAATCGCAACTAATATTTTTCGCTTCTACGTTTTTGCATTCTTACTGTTCTGGCTGTTGCAGAACATTTTGCCATTATTGAGTATTTTGCGCGAGAGTTTGTGTCAAGACatcaattccatttttttttcttcttttcaaccatcgtGCACTGCCGGTTTGCTAGCGAAATCAtatatgaagaatggtttgaaaaaaaaaacggtcggAAATATGAATCCTtagaatttaaatgatttcttacctttgttttttgtggcgTTACAAATTACAAGTACGCTTTTCTGTGACTAAGCACGCTGGGCTTTGCAGACACGACTGGCACTTGTGACTCGTACGCTACGAATGATTTTGGGCTGGCCAAGTTTAGTGTCAGCAAAGCACCGGGGGAAAAAATCTATGGTCACTACGATTGTCAGGTTGACTCGACCCTTGTCTGTTTTCGCGCCTCACTTTACCtggtttgattgttgtttagcaagagcgagaaagcatgaAAGTTGATTTGGCTAGTTGGTATTTGGTACCTGTTTCGATATGAAGCATCAATCGTTTACAAtttaaagatgaaaaattttaaacatctgTTCAACACAAGACAAACAGGCACCGGCATATGAAAAGGAAGACTCGGTTGGGAACCACTGTACGCCTACTACGATTGTTTGGTTTctattgaaa is part of the Anopheles funestus chromosome X, idAnoFuneDA-416_04, whole genome shotgun sequence genome and encodes:
- the LOC125769131 gene encoding putative nuclease HARBI1 isoform X1, with product MDERYRRALINWTEAWASVARLHILQLRRPRTRIWARPMLLERNQNASQLIRSILDEELDKTVINFMRMCREDFAYLLQLVTPRIRKQDTYMRDAITPKDRLIISLRFLASGDSYQSLEYAYRVSSQSISLFVPEVCDSIIMFLRKYVKVFELSFTCNVVFVLQRCLFILQLPSTREEWLKVADDFYEKWQFPHATGAIDGKHVPIKAPAKSDSEYFNYQHFFSIVLLGIVDANCNFMFVDVGCKGRISDGGVLRTSRLHNLLENNRLQIPEAEMLRGSTSLMRIPYMLLGDKAFAFTNNCIRPFGGITDRGSIERIFNERHSKARRTVEMAFGILTARFRVLRTPIELNLQTASKVVLTCVYLLNYIRRNVSGQAARETEHVPSELIELRGITHRTTNELMQIRLHLAIWQHLLMAQYKK
- the LOC125769131 gene encoding putative nuclease HARBI1 isoform X4 — its product is MDERYRRALINWTEAWASVARLHILQLRRPRTRIWARPMLLERNQNASQLIRSILDEELDKTVINFMRMCREDFAYLLQLVTPRIRKQDTYMRDAITPKDRLIISLRFLASGDSYQSLEYAYRVSSQSISLFVPEVCDSIIMFLRKYVKLPSTREEWLKVADDFYEKWQFPHATGAIDGKHVPIKAPAKSDSEYFNYQHFFSIVLLGIVDANCNFMFVDVGCKGRISDGGVLRTSRLHNLLENNRLQIPEAEMLRGSTSLMRIPYMLLGDKAFAFTNNCIRPFGGITDRGSIERIFNERHSKARRTVEMAFGILTARFRVLRTPIELNLQTASKVVLTCVYLLNYIRRNVSGQAARETEHVPSELIELRGITHRTTNELMQIRLHLAIWQHLLMAQYKK
- the LOC125769131 gene encoding putative nuclease HARBI1 isoform X2, whose product is MDERYRRALINWTEAWASVARLHILQLRRPRTRIWARPMLLERNQNASQLIRSILDEELDKTVINFMRMCREDFAYLLQLVTPRIRKQDTYMRDAITPKDRLIISLRFLASGDSYQSLEYAYRVSSQSISLFVPEVCDSIIMFLRKYVKVFELSFTCNVVFVLQRCLFILQLPSTREEWLKVADDFYEKWQFPHATGAIDGKHVPIKAPAKSDSEYFNYQHFFSIVLLGIVDANCNFMFVDVGCKGRISDGGVLRTSRLHNLLENNRLQIPEAEMLRGSTSLMRIPYMLLGDKAFAFTNNCIRPFGGITDRGSIERIFNERHSKARRTVEMAFGILTARFRVLRKPMELNPQTASKVVLTCVYLHNYIRRNVSGQAARETEHVPSELTELRGITHRTTNEFMQIRLHLANKFADGTI
- the LOC125769131 gene encoding putative nuclease HARBI1 isoform X3 translates to MDERYRRALINWTEAWASVARLHILQLRRPRTRIWARPMLLERNQNASQLIRSILDEELDKTVINFMRMCREDFAYLLQLVTPRIRKQDTYMRDAITPKDRLIISLRFLASGDSYQSLEYAYRVSSQSISLFVPEVCDSIIMFLRKYVKVFELSFTCNVVFVLQRCLFILQLPSTREEWLKVADDFYEKWQFPHATGAIDGKHVPIKAPAKSDSEYFNYQHFFSIVLLGIVDANCNFMFVDVGCKGRISDGGVLRTSRLHNLLENNRLQIPEAEMLRGSTSLMRIPYMLLGDKAFAFTNNCIRPFGGITDRGSIERIFNERHSKARRTVEMAFGILTARFRVLRTPIELNLQTASKVVLTCVYLLNYIRRNVSGQAARETEHVPSELIELRGITHRTTNEFMQIRLHLANKFADGTI